A genomic segment from Streptomyces antibioticus encodes:
- a CDS encoding non-ribosomal peptide synthetase, with the protein MSVHEHERRPLSGAQEGLWFAGRLAQHAAAYNTGEYVEIHGPVDPELFETALRRTVAEADTFALRFADTPDGPRAERAEDPGDWPLHRVDVSAEPDPGAAAEDWIRRDLAIPCDLVTGPLFSHALITVAPDRHLWFLRAHHILLDGYSYKLVARRLADTYSALAAGEEPPPSRFESVTRLRDEEESYLASPRHTRDRDHWAARLAGLPAPVRLTEHTAPPTAPFLRATCDLTPAEAAQLALTAGASEVSRTDLVVAAVAAYLHRMTGADDLVLGLATMSRPGSAALRTPGTASDILPLRIRTEPLAPVGDLLRHVAAELRALRAHQQYRGESVRRDLGLLGAGNRVHGPVVNIVPFSEDLVFAGHPSTSHHLSGGAVEDLQISVRPGAEPGGLWIAFDANPAVYEQAELDLHLRRFLHLLRQLTAADAQSPVADLTLLLPGEEPATRPARSYPVTTTLTARFEEQAARTPDAPALTYDGETLGYAALNAEANRLARLLTGHGAGPGRVVALALPRSTRLVVALLAVLKTGAAYLPLDTGHPAERLRLVTEDVPPAVLVTDTGTAPTLPPVPAPTVVLGTPETDDDLAGRPAGNLTDAERTGATGPDDIAYIIHTSGSTGRPKGVPIPHAHVLRLFAAAAEHFDFGADDVWTLFHSYAFDFSVWEIWGPLLHGGRLVVVPYDVSRSPRDFLRLLRAERVTVLNQTPSAFEQLIRADLDEPGDPCAGLRYVVFGGEALRPERLRPWTERYGLDGPALVNMYGITETTVHVTHHRLTPADLDDRQRNGVIGVPLADLCVHLLDTAGKPVPPGVTGEMYVSGAGVAPGYLDRPELTAERFLPDPYGPPGALMYRTGDLARRTADGLLRYVGRADQQVKIRGFRVEPGEIEAVLAAHPAVAAAAVVPRPAEDGETRLVAYAVPDTGDGAEPPEPALLRAHLAERLPAHMVPAATVLLDALPLTANGKLDVRALPDPQFTPAPAAQRPTTPEQALVSALFAEVLRLPADSVGVDDSFFELGGHSLLAVRLLARLRVEAGREIPLAVLFDTPTPAALAARLAADATTAPPLPALEPGPRPERVPLSYAQERMWVLDRLDGAAATYNIPLVVPLHDTLDDNALRAALADVVDRHESLRTVIADGDRPDGQPYQRILPPGALRPEVRVVDCPGEEVGAHVAAAARRRFDLTRESALWAGVFGSGDTRTLLIVFHHSAADGWSLRPFADDLSAAYEARREGRAPHGKPLPVQYADHALWQRRVLDPGPGGPGRAAHLTAFWREALAGLPEESTLPAGRPRPATARGHGASVSATVDPALHRALLRLAETEDTSLFMVLHTVLGALLSRWGAGPDVAIGTPVAGRSEPALDDVIGLLTNTLVLRTDTAGDPAFRDLLARTTRADLAALDHQDLPFDLLVDALNPRRHPARHPLFQVMLALQNNEPAVLRLGDRRTPLRPTATGTAKFDLFVDVLERHDPHGTPDGLDLHVEYATDLYAADTVTRFTEALTAALTAVCADPGLPVGALPAPPAATGSSPAPMDSAAELAAAARTVAGVRDAVALPPEDAPGPPSLYVVPGRAGAAAQVEQLLDDNSGATPRITAVTILPRTPDGGLDTAALRALPAVDRTAATAWGDLLARVPGVHTAEAEVEDLAEDLGRVHTGPPRTATAAPGNAPDADAVRRERVPALSEGGPLPEPSVSGWAEALTRAAERAHGEIVHVRADGSETRRDYASLVTEASRVLAGLRAHGLRPGDKVVLQCSDTEDFVAVLWGCVLGGFVAVPLTVPASYETSSAALTKLEGIWRMLDRPWIVASPAEEPGLRQLADDGPLSGVRLTTADALRRAPEDRDWHPAAPDDLLLMLMTSGSTGLPKAVRVTHRGVLTRSAATEATNGLGAHDVSLNWIPMDHVTGVVMFHLRDVYLGCRQIHAPTSWILEDPTRWMDLADRHRVSVTWAPNFAFGLLAAQADRFADRAWDLSPMRLVMNAGEVVVASAARAFLHTLRPFGLPQDVMHPGWGMSETCSVVTDAVLPAEPPGHDEAFVSCGLPYPGFAMRVVDDHDTVLAEGEAGRFQVRGTSVTPGYHDNARANAEAFTEDGWFDTGDLAFLRDGELYITGRVKDVIIVNGVNHYSHEIESCVEQLPHVVRSFTAAVAVRSDPDATTDELALFFHLAPGQDEAAALREIAGTVTREIGVSPAHLLPVAPEDIPKTEIGKIQRTKLRKGFEAGDFDERARASQILLGTAATLPDWFLRPVWQRAGLLHPPAPPAGRHTLVLAGNGTRAAALATSVAARLRAEGGLCTVVADGPAYERLDAARYRVRAADADDHGRLLDALAADGRGVDAVLHLGALDATVVLPEPDDDDPALSLLALTRTLTDRHDQGRDTPLTLLLVTSGAQAVLPDDPAPACAHAPAVGLLKSLREEHPWLRGVHVDLPDGDAGDATAFLLAEAAAPPVDAEIAYRDGHRHVRRLAPLADPVPRTAPPSTEGFHLVSGGLGGVGAEVAAHLLGTTPGTRVLLIGRGEASGGPEGQVRADLLSRLGRLGEVRHARADVTDPGQVRAAVREAAEAWGVPLTSILHLAGAFAERPARDLDAGTWRAALDAKVRGALTLHRIAAEHPVESFVTFSSVNGWFGGSMNSAYAAANAFLDALAVHRRRSGLPAQSLAWSMWRETGMSRGYGLTSLTEARGYRVLDTAAALRSFDFARSLDEPHLLIGADRTAPWVRSHVVGPVRQVRRAVARVGLDDGTDLGALYTAAARGAEHLAGAWVLRSTGTARPAADPGAEEELRRLEARLAEIWCRVLHRDRVGRDDNFFDLGGNSLLLVGARSAVNEAFGCELGVVDLFARPTVRDLARHLSGLAAVSGAPAVPDAPEAAAPSTPLDQARAQAQRQRAARGARRADRTARERKDRRDG; encoded by the coding sequence ATGTCAGTCCACGAGCACGAACGTCGACCGCTGTCGGGAGCCCAGGAGGGACTGTGGTTCGCCGGGCGGCTCGCGCAGCACGCCGCCGCGTACAACACCGGTGAGTACGTGGAGATCCACGGGCCGGTCGACCCGGAGCTGTTCGAGACCGCGCTGCGGCGGACCGTGGCGGAGGCCGACACCTTCGCGCTGCGCTTCGCCGACACCCCGGACGGGCCGCGCGCCGAACGGGCCGAGGATCCCGGTGACTGGCCGCTGCACCGTGTCGACGTCAGCGCCGAACCCGACCCCGGGGCCGCCGCCGAGGACTGGATCCGGCGCGATCTCGCCATCCCCTGCGACCTGGTGACCGGGCCGCTGTTCTCGCACGCGCTGATCACCGTCGCCCCCGACCGCCATCTGTGGTTCCTGAGAGCCCATCACATCCTGCTCGACGGCTACAGCTACAAGCTCGTCGCCCGCCGGCTCGCCGACACCTACAGCGCCCTGGCCGCCGGGGAGGAACCGCCGCCGTCCCGCTTCGAGTCGGTCACCCGGCTGCGGGACGAGGAGGAGTCCTACCTCGCCTCCCCGCGCCACACCCGCGACCGCGACCACTGGGCCGCCCGGCTCGCCGGACTGCCCGCCCCCGTACGGCTCACCGAGCACACCGCGCCCCCCACCGCCCCCTTCCTGCGCGCCACATGCGACCTCACCCCCGCCGAGGCCGCCCAACTGGCGCTCACCGCAGGCGCGTCGGAGGTCTCCCGCACGGACCTCGTCGTCGCGGCCGTCGCCGCCTACCTGCACCGCATGACCGGCGCCGACGACCTGGTGCTGGGCCTCGCCACCATGAGCCGGCCGGGCTCGGCCGCGCTGCGCACCCCCGGCACCGCCTCCGACATCCTGCCGCTGCGGATCCGCACCGAACCCCTCGCCCCGGTCGGCGACCTGCTCCGGCACGTGGCCGCCGAACTGCGCGCGTTACGCGCCCACCAGCAGTACCGGGGCGAGTCCGTCCGCCGCGACCTCGGCCTGCTGGGCGCCGGAAACCGGGTGCACGGCCCGGTCGTGAACATCGTGCCCTTCTCCGAGGACCTGGTCTTCGCCGGGCACCCCTCGACCTCCCACCACCTGTCCGGCGGCGCCGTCGAGGACCTCCAGATCTCCGTCCGTCCCGGCGCCGAACCCGGCGGCCTGTGGATCGCCTTCGACGCCAACCCGGCCGTCTACGAACAGGCCGAACTCGACCTGCACCTACGGCGGTTCCTGCACCTCCTGCGCCAACTCACCGCCGCCGACGCCCAGTCGCCGGTGGCCGACCTCACGCTGCTGCTGCCGGGGGAGGAGCCCGCCACCCGGCCCGCACGCTCCTACCCGGTCACCACCACCCTCACCGCCCGCTTCGAGGAACAGGCCGCCCGGACACCCGACGCGCCCGCCCTCACCTACGACGGCGAGACCCTCGGCTACGCCGCGCTCAACGCCGAGGCCAACCGCCTCGCCCGGCTGCTCACCGGCCACGGCGCCGGACCCGGCCGCGTCGTGGCGCTCGCGCTGCCCCGCTCCACCCGTCTGGTCGTCGCCCTGCTCGCCGTCCTGAAGACCGGCGCCGCCTATCTGCCCCTGGACACCGGGCACCCCGCCGAACGGCTGCGCCTGGTCACCGAGGACGTCCCGCCCGCCGTCCTCGTCACCGACACCGGCACCGCCCCCACGCTCCCGCCGGTCCCCGCGCCCACCGTCGTGCTCGGCACCCCGGAGACGGACGACGACCTCGCCGGCCGCCCGGCCGGGAACCTCACCGACGCCGAACGCACCGGCGCCACCGGCCCCGACGACATCGCCTACATCATCCACACCTCGGGCTCCACCGGCCGCCCCAAGGGCGTACCGATCCCGCACGCGCACGTCCTGCGGCTCTTCGCGGCCGCCGCCGAGCACTTCGACTTCGGCGCCGACGACGTGTGGACGCTGTTCCACTCGTACGCCTTCGACTTCTCCGTCTGGGAGATCTGGGGGCCGCTGCTGCACGGCGGACGGCTCGTCGTGGTGCCGTACGACGTCAGCCGCTCGCCGCGCGACTTCCTGCGGCTGCTGCGCGCCGAGCGCGTCACCGTCCTCAACCAGACGCCGTCCGCCTTCGAGCAGTTGATCCGCGCCGACCTCGACGAACCCGGCGACCCCTGCGCCGGTCTGCGGTACGTCGTCTTCGGCGGCGAGGCGCTGCGCCCCGAGCGGCTGCGGCCCTGGACCGAGCGGTACGGGCTCGACGGGCCCGCGCTGGTCAACATGTACGGCATCACGGAGACGACCGTCCATGTCACCCACCACCGGCTCACCCCCGCCGACCTGGACGACCGGCAGCGGAACGGCGTGATCGGCGTGCCGCTCGCCGACCTCTGCGTCCACCTCCTCGACACGGCCGGGAAGCCCGTCCCGCCGGGTGTCACCGGGGAGATGTACGTGTCCGGGGCCGGCGTCGCCCCCGGCTACCTCGACCGGCCCGAGCTGACCGCCGAACGCTTCCTGCCCGACCCGTACGGGCCGCCCGGCGCGCTGATGTACCGCACCGGCGACCTCGCCCGCCGCACCGCCGACGGCCTGCTCCGCTACGTGGGGCGCGCCGACCAGCAGGTGAAGATCCGCGGGTTCCGCGTCGAGCCCGGCGAGATCGAGGCCGTCCTCGCCGCCCACCCCGCCGTCGCCGCCGCGGCCGTCGTACCCCGGCCCGCCGAGGACGGGGAGACCCGGCTCGTCGCCTACGCCGTCCCGGACACGGGGGACGGCGCCGAACCGCCCGAACCGGCCCTCCTCCGCGCCCACTTGGCCGAACGGCTGCCCGCCCACATGGTCCCGGCCGCGACCGTCCTGCTGGACGCGCTGCCGCTGACCGCGAACGGCAAGCTCGACGTCCGCGCCCTGCCCGACCCGCAGTTCACCCCGGCGCCCGCCGCCCAGCGCCCCACCACCCCCGAACAGGCCCTCGTAAGCGCCCTGTTCGCCGAGGTGCTGCGGCTGCCCGCCGACTCCGTCGGGGTGGACGACAGCTTCTTCGAACTCGGCGGCCACTCCCTGCTCGCCGTACGCCTGCTGGCACGGCTACGGGTCGAGGCCGGCCGCGAGATCCCGCTGGCCGTCCTCTTCGACACCCCCACCCCGGCCGCGCTCGCCGCCCGCCTCGCCGCGGACGCCACGACCGCACCCCCGCTGCCCGCACTGGAACCGGGCCCGCGCCCCGAGCGCGTACCCCTCTCCTACGCCCAGGAACGCATGTGGGTCCTCGACCGCCTCGACGGCGCCGCCGCGACCTACAACATCCCGCTGGTCGTCCCCCTGCACGACACGCTGGACGACAACGCGCTGCGCGCGGCCCTGGCCGACGTCGTGGACCGGCACGAGAGTCTGCGGACGGTCATCGCCGACGGCGACCGTCCCGACGGGCAGCCGTACCAGCGGATCCTGCCACCCGGTGCGCTGCGGCCCGAGGTGCGGGTCGTGGACTGTCCGGGCGAGGAGGTGGGGGCGCATGTCGCCGCCGCCGCGCGGCGCCGGTTCGACCTCACCCGTGAAAGCGCCCTGTGGGCGGGGGTGTTCGGCAGCGGTGACACCCGCACCCTGCTGATCGTGTTCCACCACAGCGCCGCCGACGGCTGGTCGCTGCGTCCCTTCGCCGACGATCTGAGCGCCGCCTACGAGGCCCGCCGCGAGGGCCGCGCACCGCACGGCAAACCGCTGCCCGTGCAGTACGCCGACCACGCCCTGTGGCAGCGCCGGGTGCTGGACCCCGGCCCCGGGGGACCGGGCCGCGCCGCGCACCTCACCGCGTTCTGGCGGGAAGCCCTGGCCGGGCTGCCCGAGGAGAGCACCCTGCCCGCCGGCCGGCCCCGCCCCGCCACCGCCCGGGGGCACGGCGCGAGCGTCTCCGCCACCGTGGACCCCGCCCTGCACCGGGCGCTGCTGCGGCTGGCCGAGACCGAGGACACCAGCCTCTTCATGGTGCTGCACACCGTCCTGGGCGCCCTGCTCTCCCGCTGGGGCGCCGGCCCCGACGTGGCGATCGGCACGCCGGTCGCCGGACGCTCGGAACCCGCCCTGGACGATGTGATCGGCCTGCTCACCAACACCCTCGTGCTGCGCACCGACACCGCGGGCGACCCGGCCTTCCGGGACCTCCTCGCCCGTACGACCCGCGCCGACCTCGCCGCCCTCGACCACCAGGACCTGCCGTTCGACCTGCTGGTGGACGCGCTCAACCCGCGCCGCCACCCGGCCCGTCACCCCCTCTTCCAGGTGATGCTGGCCCTCCAGAACAACGAACCGGCCGTGCTCCGGCTCGGCGACCGGCGCACCCCGCTGCGGCCCACGGCGACCGGCACCGCCAAGTTCGACCTGTTCGTGGACGTCCTCGAACGGCACGACCCGCACGGCACACCCGACGGCCTGGACCTGCACGTCGAGTACGCCACCGACCTGTACGCCGCCGACACGGTCACCCGCTTCACCGAGGCGCTGACGGCCGCGCTCACGGCGGTCTGCGCCGACCCCGGCCTGCCCGTCGGCGCCCTCCCGGCCCCGCCGGCCGCCACCGGCAGCAGCCCCGCCCCCATGGACTCGGCGGCCGAACTCGCCGCGGCCGCACGGACCGTGGCGGGCGTCCGGGACGCCGTCGCCCTGCCGCCCGAGGACGCGCCGGGCCCGCCGTCGCTGTACGTCGTGCCCGGCCGGGCGGGCGCAGCCGCCCAGGTCGAGCAACTCCTCGACGACAACTCCGGTGCCACGCCCCGGATCACCGCCGTCACCATCCTGCCGCGCACCCCCGACGGCGGCCTCGACACCGCCGCGCTGCGCGCGCTGCCCGCCGTCGACCGCACCGCCGCCACCGCGTGGGGGGACCTCCTCGCCCGCGTCCCCGGCGTCCACACCGCCGAGGCCGAGGTGGAGGACCTCGCCGAGGACCTGGGCCGCGTCCACACCGGACCGCCCCGCACCGCGACGGCCGCGCCGGGCAACGCCCCCGACGCGGACGCCGTACGGCGGGAGCGGGTGCCGGCGCTCAGCGAGGGCGGGCCGCTGCCCGAACCGTCCGTGTCCGGCTGGGCCGAGGCGCTCACCCGGGCCGCCGAACGGGCGCACGGCGAGATCGTGCACGTCCGCGCCGACGGCTCCGAGACCCGCCGCGACTACGCCTCCCTCGTCACGGAAGCCTCCCGCGTCCTCGCCGGACTGCGCGCGCACGGCCTGCGCCCCGGCGACAAGGTCGTCCTCCAGTGCTCCGACACCGAGGACTTCGTCGCCGTGCTCTGGGGGTGCGTCCTCGGCGGGTTCGTCGCCGTCCCGCTGACCGTGCCCGCCTCCTACGAGACCTCCTCGGCCGCCCTGACCAAACTGGAGGGCATCTGGCGGATGCTGGACCGGCCGTGGATCGTCGCCTCGCCCGCAGAGGAGCCCGGACTGCGGCAACTCGCCGACGACGGGCCGCTGTCCGGCGTCCGGCTGACCACCGCCGACGCGCTGCGCCGGGCGCCCGAGGACCGCGACTGGCACCCCGCCGCCCCCGACGACCTGCTCCTGATGCTGATGACCTCCGGCAGCACCGGCCTGCCCAAGGCCGTCCGCGTCACCCACCGCGGTGTGCTCACCCGCTCCGCCGCCACCGAGGCGACGAACGGCCTCGGCGCGCACGACGTCAGCCTCAACTGGATCCCGATGGACCATGTGACCGGCGTCGTCATGTTCCATCTGCGGGACGTCTACCTCGGCTGCCGCCAGATCCACGCGCCCACCTCCTGGATCCTGGAGGACCCGACGCGCTGGATGGACCTCGCCGACCGGCACCGGGTCAGCGTCACCTGGGCGCCCAACTTCGCGTTCGGACTGCTCGCCGCCCAGGCGGACCGGTTCGCGGACCGCGCCTGGGACCTGTCGCCGATGCGGCTGGTGATGAACGCCGGTGAGGTCGTCGTCGCCTCCGCCGCCCGCGCCTTCCTGCACACCCTGCGCCCGTTCGGCCTGCCGCAGGACGTCATGCACCCCGGCTGGGGCATGTCCGAGACCTGCTCCGTCGTCACCGACGCCGTCCTGCCCGCCGAACCCCCGGGCCACGACGAGGCGTTCGTGAGCTGCGGACTGCCCTACCCCGGGTTCGCCATGCGGGTCGTCGACGACCACGACACCGTGCTCGCCGAGGGCGAGGCCGGCCGCTTCCAGGTCCGCGGCACCTCCGTCACCCCCGGCTACCACGACAACGCCCGTGCCAACGCGGAGGCGTTCACCGAGGACGGCTGGTTCGACACCGGCGACCTGGCGTTCCTGCGCGACGGCGAGCTGTACATCACCGGCCGGGTGAAGGACGTCATCATCGTCAACGGCGTCAACCACTACAGCCACGAGATCGAGTCCTGCGTCGAGCAACTCCCGCACGTGGTACGGAGTTTCACCGCGGCCGTCGCCGTGCGCAGCGACCCCGACGCCACCACCGACGAACTCGCCCTGTTCTTCCACCTCGCCCCCGGCCAGGACGAGGCCGCCGCACTGCGCGAGATCGCCGGCACGGTCACCCGGGAGATCGGCGTCAGCCCCGCCCACCTCCTGCCGGTCGCCCCGGAGGACATCCCCAAGACGGAGATCGGCAAGATCCAGCGCACCAAGCTCCGCAAGGGCTTCGAGGCCGGCGACTTCGACGAGCGGGCCCGCGCCTCCCAGATACTGCTCGGCACCGCCGCCACTCTGCCCGACTGGTTCCTGCGGCCCGTGTGGCAGCGCGCCGGACTGCTGCACCCGCCCGCGCCCCCGGCCGGACGCCACACGCTGGTCCTCGCCGGGAACGGCACCCGGGCCGCCGCGCTGGCCACGTCCGTCGCCGCCCGGCTGCGCGCCGAGGGCGGACTGTGCACCGTCGTGGCGGACGGTCCCGCGTACGAGCGTCTGGACGCCGCCCGTTACCGGGTGCGCGCCGCCGACGCGGACGACCACGGCAGGCTCCTGGACGCCCTCGCGGCCGACGGGCGAGGCGTGGACGCCGTACTGCACCTCGGCGCGCTGGACGCGACCGTCGTCCTTCCCGAACCGGACGACGACGACCCCGCACTGTCCCTGTTGGCGCTCACCCGTACGCTGACGGACCGTCACGACCAGGGCCGGGACACACCGTTGACCCTGCTCCTAGTGACGAGTGGCGCGCAGGCCGTGCTGCCCGACGACCCGGCACCGGCCTGCGCCCACGCCCCGGCGGTGGGCCTGCTCAAGTCGCTGCGGGAGGAACACCCCTGGCTGCGGGGCGTGCATGTCGACCTTCCGGACGGAGACGCCGGTGATGCGACCGCCTTCCTGCTCGCCGAGGCGGCGGCCCCGCCCGTCGACGCCGAGATCGCCTACCGTGACGGCCACCGCCATGTGCGCCGACTGGCCCCGCTCGCCGACCCCGTGCCACGCACCGCGCCCCCGTCCACCGAGGGGTTCCACCTGGTCAGCGGCGGGCTGGGGGGCGTCGGTGCCGAGGTCGCCGCGCATCTGCTCGGCACCACGCCCGGCACTCGGGTGCTGCTCATCGGCCGCGGGGAGGCGAGCGGCGGTCCGGAAGGGCAGGTCAGGGCCGATCTCCTGAGCCGTCTGGGCCGGCTCGGCGAGGTGCGTCACGCCCGCGCCGACGTCACCGACCCCGGCCAGGTCCGGGCCGCCGTACGCGAGGCCGCCGAGGCGTGGGGCGTACCGCTCACCTCGATCCTGCATCTCGCCGGAGCCTTCGCCGAGCGGCCCGCCCGCGACCTGGACGCCGGTACTTGGCGGGCCGCGCTGGACGCCAAGGTGCGCGGCGCCCTGACCCTGCACCGGATCGCCGCCGAACACCCCGTCGAGTCCTTCGTCACCTTCTCCTCCGTCAACGGCTGGTTCGGCGGCTCGATGAACTCCGCCTACGCGGCCGCCAACGCCTTCCTCGACGCCCTCGCCGTGCACCGCCGCCGTTCCGGGCTGCCCGCGCAGAGCCTCGCGTGGAGCATGTGGCGCGAGACCGGCATGAGCCGCGGCTACGGCCTCACCTCGCTCACCGAGGCCCGCGGCTACCGGGTGCTCGACACCGCCGCCGCGCTGCGCTCGTTCGACTTCGCCCGCTCACTGGACGAACCCCATCTGCTGATCGGCGCCGACCGCACCGCCCCCTGGGTCCGCAGCCATGTCGTGGGCCCGGTACGGCAGGTGCGGCGGGCCGTCGCCCGCGTCGGACTGGACGACGGAACCGACCTCGGCGCGCTGTACACCGCCGCGGCCCGGGGCGCCGAACACCTCGCGGGCGCCTGGGTGTTGCGCTCGACCGGCACCGCGCGGCCG